A region of Nostoc sp. C052 DNA encodes the following proteins:
- a CDS encoding DUF2997 domain-containing protein: MSHISHIKVGLKSKELIESALKRFELFATEVEGRLHVDGNQFGVPKYYLDFVYSENAQEYEIVTDTWALNLYESTLPKNFIKEFTLEYTKQMVQAEGQKLGLNASEWESDGKGSLRIVLASSTAQMNVQIAANNIVSVSVAGMIGASCQQFSAQLENALGAIQTTQLTAEFYAGQEEAMAQQQITTGW, from the coding sequence ATGTCGCACATTTCACATATCAAAGTCGGATTGAAGTCAAAAGAGTTGATTGAATCTGCCCTGAAGAGATTTGAATTATTCGCTACTGAAGTCGAGGGCAGGCTTCACGTTGATGGCAACCAATTTGGAGTTCCCAAATATTACCTCGATTTTGTCTATTCAGAAAATGCCCAAGAATACGAAATCGTTACCGATACTTGGGCACTTAATTTGTACGAGTCAACGCTGCCAAAAAACTTCATCAAGGAATTCACTTTAGAGTACACCAAACAAATGGTGCAAGCAGAAGGTCAAAAGCTGGGACTCAACGCTAGTGAGTGGGAATCGGATGGTAAAGGTAGTTTACGAATTGTTCTTGCTTCTTCTACTGCCCAGATGAATGTGCAAATCGCAGCCAACAATATTGTCAGTGTTAGCGTCGCCGGGATGATTGGGGCTAGCTGCCAGCAATTCTCTGCTCAGTTGGAGAATGCACTAGGAGCAATCCAAACTACTCAACTCACAGCAGAATTTTATGCTGGACAAGAAGAAGCTATGGCCCAACAACAAATTACAACTGGTTGGTAA
- a CDS encoding AAA family ATPase gives MEITNLFDLIHSGCGVISIDAPGIEEDNILETILQQAHENRYHVYFWTFGQNIVKLNLAVNPETEEIQGIEVGDAVFKPTGTYNPGQEACAILDWISNYGSGKENEVADVRAIFVLADIHKLITENAIDLFVSRRIKSLALGLERLSIKKRVILLGQNIQIPNSHAGLVEEIKVKLPDIQSCRENADFLISALREQYNIPIELSSEEDASLIRALQGMTVQEMSRNFRLGVKIHGKINRELITFLQQRKIEKFQRLGVQFSPPPDVAIAGLNNWQEWIRQQGQFFTEKAAKYGIKPPKGAVLVGVPGTGKSLAAKCIASEWQIPVLSLNIGSVLSSFVGQSEERFQAILAMAESVAPAVLFIDELDKAFAGVGGGSSDSGIMDRIFGSLLSWLNDKTAPVFVIAAANDISRLPVEFLRKGRFDEIFFVGLPNIEEREAIFRIHCQKLNLKVEDKTYAYLAQETENYNGAEIAAVVSDTQKFLFLQLKDDDKEQLIGNVSDFLPIISSCRTLTESRDKEIAAILEWGKQNARPASSMNAAIAPSSKVNLNNNRRSRSPRIEFGNN, from the coding sequence ATGGAAATTACTAATTTATTCGATTTAATCCATTCTGGTTGTGGGGTAATTTCAATAGATGCTCCCGGCATCGAAGAGGATAATATCTTAGAAACCATTCTCCAACAAGCCCATGAGAACCGCTATCATGTCTATTTTTGGACATTTGGACAGAATATCGTCAAGCTCAATTTAGCAGTCAACCCCGAAACTGAAGAAATTCAAGGAATTGAAGTTGGAGATGCAGTATTCAAGCCAACTGGCACCTACAATCCTGGTCAAGAAGCTTGTGCAATTTTGGATTGGATAAGTAACTACGGAAGTGGTAAGGAAAACGAAGTCGCCGATGTCCGCGCCATCTTTGTGTTGGCAGACATCCATAAATTAATTACAGAAAATGCCATTGACTTGTTTGTTTCGCGCAGAATCAAAAGCTTGGCACTCGGATTGGAGCGTTTGTCAATTAAAAAACGTGTCATTTTACTAGGGCAAAATATTCAAATCCCTAATAGCCACGCTGGGTTGGTGGAAGAAATCAAAGTCAAGCTGCCTGATATTCAATCTTGTCGCGAAAATGCAGATTTCTTAATTTCTGCCCTTAGAGAACAATATAATATCCCAATTGAACTTTCTTCAGAAGAAGACGCCAGTTTGATTCGGGCTTTGCAAGGGATGACCGTGCAGGAAATGAGCAGAAATTTCCGCCTTGGGGTAAAAATTCACGGTAAAATCAACAGGGAGTTGATTACTTTCCTCCAGCAACGAAAAATTGAAAAATTCCAAAGATTAGGAGTTCAATTTTCGCCACCTCCCGATGTCGCGATCGCTGGATTAAACAATTGGCAAGAATGGATCAGGCAACAAGGACAATTTTTCACCGAAAAAGCTGCTAAATACGGCATAAAACCGCCCAAAGGGGCTGTACTTGTAGGTGTTCCAGGAACAGGGAAATCCCTAGCAGCAAAGTGTATCGCTAGTGAGTGGCAAATCCCAGTTTTGTCCTTGAATATCGGTTCTGTTTTATCCTCCTTTGTTGGACAATCGGAAGAACGGTTTCAAGCAATCCTGGCAATGGCGGAAAGCGTTGCACCAGCGGTCTTGTTTATCGATGAGTTGGATAAAGCCTTCGCTGGGGTGGGGGGTGGCTCGTCAGATTCCGGAATTATGGACAGAATTTTTGGTAGCTTGCTTTCCTGGCTGAATGACAAAACTGCCCCAGTCTTTGTAATTGCTGCTGCCAATGATATTTCCAGATTGCCTGTAGAATTTTTACGCAAAGGCAGATTTGATGAAATCTTTTTTGTCGGATTACCCAACATTGAAGAACGAGAAGCAATCTTTAGAATTCATTGCCAAAAGCTGAATTTAAAGGTGGAGGACAAAACCTACGCTTATCTCGCACAAGAGACAGAAAACTACAACGGAGCAGAAATTGCTGCTGTAGTCAGTGATACACAAAAATTTCTTTTTCTCCAGCTAAAGGATGATGACAAAGAACAACTTATAGGCAATGTTTCAGATTTTCTCCCAATTATATCAAGTTGCCGTACTTTGACAGAATCAAGAGATAAAGAAATTGCTGCAATACTTGAATGGGGAAAACAAAATGCTCGACCAGCTTCAAGTATGAATGCAGCGATCGCTCCTAGCTCAAAAGTTAATTTAAATAACAATCGAAGGAGTAGATCGCCTCGGATTGAATTTGGCAATAATTAA
- the nrdJ gene encoding ribonucleoside-triphosphate reductase, adenosylcobalamin-dependent, which yields MLDIQNSPSSPFSALQIYGSYSRLKENGTKENWREICDRTLHSPETGLFAIASFTAEEENLIEEMMLGDGTPASIKALGSGRWLWIGGTKWIRNPENWHGAFNCVTLNLDNINAFGTSMNLSACGCGVGINLERKYIDLLPPVITTLSLSVCGVPQGVKSLDTNNFNNDFTIVSNIDNAYFISVGDSRVGWSNAYQALINLATTSHNLQTIKVTVDISRIRPAGSALKGFGGVANPERVPLLFERTVSILNKAVGRQLNALECCLLVDEAGLAIVAGNIRRVAGIRQGDAYDQDFTNAKLNLWTQSNGKWKIDPEREALKVANHTRVFHHIPTKQECIDAIRSQFFTGEGAIQWAGEAVARANADLLKNYGDKDKFLDLYGNKQVAASYLADKYFLHYKQEISEKELTDRMNRYGLNPCGEMIASNNHCNLATVHLTNIEPSDINEQKKAFRASALNAVAPLHRNFSQEVFAESRDIDPIVIVSFTQGFEFFARLFDIDWLRWWQAGRPFEWGKDITIDFPNEDFSKLSKIKFDCLSQYFLATEARYLKFWKTIVEQTVQEYCDRNGLKCPNRCTGLKPEGSLTLLTGTGMCGLHPPKSWRYIRRKEVPKNSPLALAAIDFGFSVMPSNGDKDADGNLLDDPYSPLCNSWVVEAPVEEKLVTLIPAIEKEGIDPSKFSCLAQINWFMQVQNFYTTHNTSCTPEIRKHEIEEVGEYIHNLIVNNGGYVSMAFLARHDEHQSFPRMPFEPISKQRFDYLQAQVIKNRKSSSFSQLLSEHLQIGVEENPLDSACDSSVCNI from the coding sequence ATGCTCGACATCCAGAATAGCCCCTCATCCCCATTCTCAGCTTTGCAAATATATGGGTCATATTCGAGGCTCAAGGAAAATGGCACTAAAGAAAATTGGCGTGAAATTTGCGATCGCACTCTTCACTCGCCAGAAACAGGATTATTCGCGATTGCCTCTTTCACCGCAGAAGAGGAAAATTTAATTGAAGAGATGATGCTGGGAGATGGAACGCCAGCATCAATAAAAGCTCTAGGAAGTGGAAGATGGTTGTGGATTGGTGGGACAAAATGGATAAGAAATCCTGAAAACTGGCATGGAGCTTTCAACTGTGTAACGCTGAATCTAGACAATATAAATGCTTTTGGGACAAGCATGAATTTGTCTGCGTGTGGGTGCGGTGTCGGGATAAATCTAGAAAGAAAATATATAGATTTATTGCCTCCCGTGATTACAACATTGAGTTTGTCAGTCTGTGGTGTGCCTCAAGGCGTAAAATCCTTGGACACAAACAACTTTAACAATGACTTTACCATAGTTTCTAATATCGATAACGCATATTTTATTTCAGTTGGTGATAGTCGTGTTGGCTGGAGTAATGCTTATCAAGCTTTAATAAATTTAGCGACAACTTCACACAATCTTCAAACAATTAAAGTAACAGTTGATATTTCAAGAATCAGACCTGCGGGATCTGCCTTAAAAGGGTTTGGTGGAGTTGCAAATCCAGAAAGAGTACCACTCTTGTTTGAAAGAACTGTTTCTATTTTAAATAAAGCAGTTGGCAGACAATTGAATGCTCTAGAGTGCTGCTTGCTGGTTGACGAAGCGGGTTTGGCGATAGTTGCAGGTAATATTCGCCGAGTCGCAGGAATTCGCCAAGGTGATGCTTACGATCAGGACTTTACCAACGCTAAATTAAACCTTTGGACACAATCTAATGGTAAGTGGAAAATTGACCCTGAAAGGGAAGCTTTAAAGGTTGCAAATCATACTCGCGTCTTTCATCACATCCCCACAAAACAAGAATGCATCGACGCAATCAGATCCCAATTTTTCACTGGTGAAGGCGCAATTCAATGGGCAGGAGAAGCTGTTGCCAGAGCCAACGCAGATTTACTGAAAAACTATGGTGATAAAGATAAGTTTCTCGACCTCTATGGAAACAAGCAAGTAGCAGCATCTTATCTAGCAGATAAATACTTTTTGCATTACAAACAGGAGATTTCGGAAAAAGAATTAACCGATAGAATGAACAGATATGGATTAAATCCTTGTGGTGAGATGATTGCTTCAAACAATCACTGTAATTTAGCAACAGTTCATTTAACAAATATTGAACCTAGCGATATTAATGAGCAAAAAAAAGCATTTCGAGCATCTGCTTTGAATGCAGTTGCTCCTTTGCATCGCAATTTTAGTCAAGAAGTATTTGCAGAGTCTAGAGATATCGATCCAATCGTGATCGTATCCTTTACTCAGGGATTTGAATTTTTCGCTCGATTGTTCGATATTGATTGGTTACGTTGGTGGCAGGCTGGTCGTCCGTTTGAGTGGGGAAAAGACATCACAATTGACTTTCCCAACGAAGATTTCTCAAAACTATCAAAAATTAAGTTTGATTGTCTTTCGCAGTACTTTTTGGCAACAGAAGCTCGTTATCTGAAATTTTGGAAAACTATTGTCGAGCAAACAGTTCAAGAATATTGCGATCGCAACGGACTAAAATGCCCAAATCGCTGCACCGGACTCAAGCCAGAAGGAAGCTTAACTTTGCTCACTGGTACAGGGATGTGTGGCTTACATCCACCAAAATCCTGGCGCTACATTCGTCGCAAGGAAGTTCCCAAGAATTCCCCATTGGCCCTTGCTGCAATTGATTTTGGCTTTTCTGTGATGCCCTCGAATGGCGATAAAGACGCAGACGGTAATCTACTTGACGATCCCTACTCTCCTTTGTGTAACAGCTGGGTCGTAGAAGCTCCAGTCGAAGAAAAACTCGTAACTTTAATTCCAGCGATCGAAAAAGAAGGGATTGACCCTAGCAAGTTCTCTTGTCTTGCCCAAATCAATTGGTTCATGCAAGTTCAGAACTTTTACACGACCCACAACACCAGTTGCACTCCAGAAATTAGAAAGCATGAAATTGAGGAGGTTGGGGAATACATTCACAACTTGATTGTGAATAATGGAGGATACGTATCAATGGCTTTCTTGGCTCGTCACGACGAACATCAATCTTTTCCAAGAATGCCGTTTGAACCGATATCCAAGCAAAGGTTTGATTATTTACAAGCCCAAGTAATCAAAAATCGCAAATCATCATCTTTTAGCCAGCTTTTGTCTGAACACTTGCAAATAGGAGTAGAGGAGAATCCGTTGGACTCTGCTTGCGACAGCAGTGTATGCAATATCTAG
- a CDS encoding AraC family ligand binding domain-containing protein: MERITKIQPRPLSILQKWCLRHERLMFPSTYSSAKGRKELHLKYFVKLATAKSQDHIVRPIDLSIDSKEIETLGEILLPEFDQIIVLYYPHGTQIKLHRDSPVYAEGAAQVNVSGKARFSISDCQDESRMQTYQLEEGDCITFNNKQPHAIEPVIGDRWCICFFKIKPAYLQQSSVEQLSLF, encoded by the coding sequence ATGGAACGAATTACAAAGATTCAACCAAGACCTCTTTCTATCCTTCAGAAGTGGTGCTTGAGGCACGAACGTTTGATGTTCCCTAGCACTTATTCCTCTGCGAAGGGGAGAAAGGAATTGCATCTAAAATATTTTGTGAAATTAGCTACTGCTAAGTCCCAAGACCATATTGTTAGACCGATAGATTTGTCGATTGATAGTAAAGAAATTGAAACTTTAGGGGAGATACTCCTCCCAGAATTCGATCAAATAATAGTTTTGTACTACCCGCACGGCACTCAAATAAAGCTCCATCGAGATTCCCCAGTTTATGCAGAAGGAGCAGCCCAAGTCAATGTGTCGGGGAAAGCCCGATTCTCTATCTCTGATTGCCAAGATGAATCGCGAATGCAAACCTACCAATTAGAGGAAGGAGACTGTATTACTTTCAATAACAAACAACCCCATGCCATCGAACCTGTAATTGGCGATCGCTGGTGTATATGTTTCTTCAAAATAAAGCCTGCATATTTGCAACAATCATCCGTAGAGCAATTGTCGTTGTTCTAA
- a CDS encoding ParB/RepB/Spo0J family partition protein — protein sequence MATNKREEPYASLRKPTINPLFNSTISPKDDSDVATVEFSKIKIPASQPRKYFDPQKLEELAHSIKQFGILEPLLVRPLPDGNYELVAGERRYRAGTMAGVQKAPIISKEMDDATMRQIRLVENLQREDLNPLEETEGILEILSLELEISIPEVVKLLYRMENELKGKVTRQVSGNSQTLIVEEIFTIIGTMRWDSFVRKRLPLLKLTADIMEMLRSGKLEFTKGVAISKVKNDVIRKEILEIAIANNLSVGEIKSLIAQRVEESSSSGKPEPGVLKERIDDAFGRFKKSKAWEDPRKKAKIEKLLAQLEALSES from the coding sequence ATGGCTACCAACAAGCGAGAAGAACCTTATGCTTCCTTAAGGAAACCTACTATCAACCCGCTATTTAATAGCACCATATCTCCTAAAGACGATAGCGATGTTGCTACAGTAGAGTTCAGTAAAATCAAAATCCCCGCGTCGCAACCCAGAAAATATTTTGACCCACAAAAGCTGGAAGAGTTGGCGCATTCGATTAAGCAATTTGGCATTTTAGAACCTTTACTTGTACGACCTTTACCCGATGGCAATTATGAATTGGTAGCAGGGGAAAGACGCTATCGCGCCGGAACAATGGCAGGGGTTCAGAAAGCTCCAATCATTTCCAAGGAAATGGATGACGCTACCATGCGTCAAATCCGCTTGGTCGAAAATCTCCAACGAGAAGATTTAAATCCCCTAGAAGAGACTGAGGGGATTCTAGAAATTCTATCTTTGGAATTGGAAATCAGCATACCTGAAGTAGTTAAACTCCTGTACAGGATGGAAAACGAACTAAAAGGTAAAGTTACCCGACAAGTGTCGGGTAACTCGCAAACTCTAATTGTTGAGGAAATATTTACGATTATAGGAACGATGAGATGGGATTCGTTCGTTCGTAAACGTTTGCCTTTATTAAAACTAACTGCCGACATTATGGAAATGCTTCGCTCAGGAAAATTAGAATTTACCAAAGGTGTTGCGATCTCCAAAGTTAAGAATGATGTAATTAGGAAAGAAATCCTAGAAATTGCGATCGCAAACAATCTGTCTGTTGGCGAGATTAAGAGCTTAATTGCCCAAAGGGTGGAAGAGTCAAGTTCAAGTGGTAAACCAGAACCGGGGGTATTAAAAGAACGTATTGATGATGCTTTCGGACGGTTTAAGAAATCCAAGGCGTGGGAAGATCCCCGTAAAAAAGCAAAGATAGAAAAACTTCTGGCACAATTAGAAGCATTGAGCGAGTCATAA
- a CDS encoding ParA family protein translates to MTITPIIALFNQSGGVSKTTLTQNLGYHLALKNRVLLIDIDPQASLTTFMGLEPYDLQATIMQTILDVKEPLAIQPELINGISLVPANIHLSACELQLAGAIAREYRLKNALKAIQENYDFILIDCPPSLGLLSIISLTAATHILVPIQCQFKSFKGTELLLDTVSQVKANTNPDLEIAGFIPTMLDARTAQESRTYNAVQKELAEFGPVYPAIPKTIVFADASERRMPLALYDKRHPAVTIMQGIANALEKLRG, encoded by the coding sequence GTGACTATAACTCCAATTATTGCCCTATTCAACCAAAGTGGTGGGGTGTCCAAAACAACCTTAACTCAAAATTTGGGCTATCACCTCGCACTCAAAAATCGCGTTCTCCTCATAGATATCGACCCGCAGGCAAGCTTGACAACATTCATGGGGCTAGAGCCTTATGACTTGCAAGCGACCATTATGCAGACCATCCTGGATGTGAAGGAACCCCTGGCAATTCAACCAGAATTAATCAATGGCATAAGTCTTGTTCCCGCGAACATTCACTTGTCGGCTTGCGAGCTACAACTCGCTGGCGCGATCGCCAGAGAGTACAGATTGAAAAATGCTCTCAAAGCCATACAAGAAAATTACGATTTTATCTTGATTGATTGCCCCCCTAGTTTGGGATTACTCAGCATCATCAGCCTGACTGCTGCTACTCATATTCTGGTTCCCATTCAATGTCAATTCAAATCGTTCAAGGGAACCGAACTGCTTCTAGACACTGTGTCCCAAGTCAAAGCCAACACCAACCCTGATTTAGAGATAGCTGGGTTTATCCCAACCATGTTGGACGCCAGAACCGCCCAGGAATCGCGCACCTATAATGCAGTTCAAAAAGAATTAGCCGAATTTGGCCCTGTATATCCAGCCATACCTAAGACAATTGTATTTGCCGACGCTTCCGAGCGCCGGATGCCCTTAGCGCTCTACGACAAGAGGCATCCTGCCGTAACCATTATGCAAGGGATCGCTAATGCTTTAGAAAAGCTTAGGGGTTGA
- a CDS encoding HNH endonuclease yields the protein MRLSIQKREALKKLPYPTYLKSDFWKSVRELALKRAGYACQTCNAKTNLQVHHRTYQHRGYEDQHIEDLVTLCNTCHKKIHNIKVKRRKKRPKRTVGTTRIKARQNKAYISRSILIFHSFP from the coding sequence ATGAGGCTGTCGATACAGAAACGCGAGGCTCTGAAGAAACTCCCATATCCGACCTACCTGAAGTCTGACTTTTGGAAATCTGTTCGCGAACTAGCTCTCAAACGAGCGGGATATGCCTGCCAAACTTGTAATGCCAAGACTAATTTGCAAGTTCACCATCGAACTTATCAACATCGAGGTTATGAAGACCAGCATATTGAGGATCTAGTCACATTGTGCAATACTTGCCACAAAAAAATTCACAATATCAAAGTCAAACGCAGGAAAAAACGTCCCAAACGAACTGTTGGGACAACCCGAATTAAAGCTAGACAGAATAAAGCATATATTTCTAGAAGCATCTTAATATTCCACTCGTTTCCCTAA
- a CDS encoding AIPR family protein, whose amino-acid sequence MPKTWIIKIDNYLQASSSCLIATAQIDGFPTDLPLEPNIREPNKKSTTYRQVFDSLTTQPERFFERHSGIVLCANKVAITKNRTQLELEMLEASEGGSDGIINGGHTLLAFQQANAYKYDLTKGRVKVTIHIGLMEEEAKDIALASNTSSPVDSRSKVNARGDYGFIKQFLANLELKEDRKFRIAYYQNQSGVPKNSQCNINHLFKLMNCLDRNRYNPQTNKKAKHPTGTACPSQITDTERERLTRLLPLLPKALHIEQRLYQLIEKHITSPKARGINNLASIDIRKSTLLPDSRYSFGFGAPTDIALPIVAAFRVFLDEKYFWVIPFEEFAEDFLQQAWEQYRKYLISEKSLGNTVGTKICRSQEIWESMYVLAQSYLNKHLLTIVNSDTHKNRPHLMLSAS is encoded by the coding sequence ATGCCTAAGACTTGGATTATTAAGATTGATAACTATCTTCAGGCGAGTTCGAGTTGTCTGATTGCCACGGCTCAAATCGACGGATTTCCAACCGACCTTCCCCTAGAACCAAATATTCGAGAGCCTAACAAAAAAAGCACGACATACAGACAAGTTTTCGACTCGCTGACTACTCAGCCCGAAAGATTTTTTGAACGCCACAGCGGCATTGTCTTGTGTGCGAACAAAGTTGCTATTACCAAAAATAGAACTCAACTTGAATTAGAGATGCTGGAAGCTAGCGAAGGGGGCAGCGACGGCATCATCAATGGAGGACATACACTACTGGCTTTCCAGCAAGCTAATGCATACAAATACGATCTAACCAAGGGCAGAGTTAAAGTTACAATTCACATCGGACTAATGGAGGAAGAAGCAAAAGACATAGCTTTAGCTTCAAATACTTCCTCTCCTGTGGACTCTCGCTCGAAGGTGAATGCCAGGGGGGACTACGGATTTATTAAGCAATTTTTAGCCAATTTAGAACTGAAAGAAGATAGAAAATTTAGAATTGCCTATTATCAAAATCAAAGTGGCGTTCCCAAAAATTCTCAATGCAACATCAACCATTTGTTCAAGTTGATGAATTGCCTAGATAGAAACAGATACAACCCACAGACCAATAAAAAAGCAAAGCATCCAACCGGGACAGCTTGTCCTTCCCAAATCACCGATACAGAAAGGGAGAGGCTAACCCGCTTGCTTCCCTTGCTACCCAAAGCGTTGCATATCGAGCAAAGACTTTATCAACTGATTGAAAAACATATTACGAGTCCCAAAGCCAGGGGGATTAACAATTTAGCCTCAATCGACATTCGCAAAAGCACGTTGTTGCCAGATAGCAGATATTCCTTCGGCTTTGGCGCACCAACTGATATTGCATTGCCGATAGTTGCGGCTTTTCGAGTCTTTCTGGATGAAAAGTATTTTTGGGTTATTCCGTTTGAAGAATTTGCCGAGGATTTCCTTCAACAAGCTTGGGAGCAATATCGTAAATATTTGATTTCGGAAAAAAGCTTGGGTAATACCGTGGGAACGAAGATTTGTCGGAGTCAAGAGATTTGGGAAAGTATGTACGTGCTGGCCCAAAGTTACTTGAATAAACACCTGCTGACCATCGTCAATTCTGATACTCACAAAAATCGTCCGCATTTGATGTTGAGTGCTAGCTAA
- a CDS encoding DEAD/DEAH box helicase, with protein sequence MENIEIGKQFLPGGKYELRDYQKQAISQAYKFFRMGLRSVVIYAPTGAGKTVMAVKTIVDAVKKERRVMFLVHRGKLVKQTVKILQSNGIDVSVIWADWPEPPDYSKSVQIAMVQTLQNRELPSGIGLVIVDEAHTTGFYKLYSQKILETYSNGILALSKCYFLGLTASPWRSKATEGFCHLFQAVVQTAFPQQLIDANRLARSRQFGFDGLIDFKQLDKGKDGDYTQKSMRKACDATYNSEIVRNYLEHCPDRKAIAFCSGIEQTINLTQQFLEHGVSAEFIVKDTPDKERDDIFERFRLGITHCLVSVGVLCEGFDEPSVRAVILARPTKSVALLVQMCGRGLRIFENKDDCYFLDFGENFKRLGFHTKQRETPLCPSGKDDSRSEEPEYKTCPNCQSVIFKYLRICPSCGHVFYETDWEVLPMQPFGELLDPEQKKQVKYFRRYIYNCYWLKNRPEFSILQAERIFYEKYKYYPSDEWSVGAIFQDDNKLKLYYQQLYVRFLRQNCQNPDNIQEAAWIEKMMRKEFGKSDQGEYIPWWKIMGFHRLVDDVEEIKMKYMLQCELYCNTTHGQEKLRLLSLAMCEAMQLGISPGVVVNWRKCPGHLEWMQPFRIVEIDPLEKLAQIDGIRHRIPLEQLVMT encoded by the coding sequence ATGGAGAATATTGAAATTGGTAAACAGTTTTTGCCAGGGGGAAAGTATGAACTAAGAGACTATCAAAAACAAGCAATATCTCAAGCCTATAAATTCTTTCGGATGGGGCTAAGATCCGTGGTGATTTATGCCCCGACCGGAGCCGGGAAAACAGTTATGGCTGTCAAGACAATCGTTGATGCTGTAAAGAAAGAGCGTCGCGTAATGTTCCTTGTCCATCGCGGCAAGCTAGTCAAACAAACAGTAAAAATTCTTCAAAGCAACGGTATCGATGTTAGCGTAATTTGGGCTGATTGGCCAGAACCTCCTGATTATTCCAAGTCTGTACAGATAGCAATGGTACAAACTCTCCAAAATCGGGAATTACCATCAGGCATTGGTTTAGTCATTGTAGATGAGGCTCACACTACTGGTTTTTATAAGCTTTATTCTCAAAAGATTCTAGAAACTTATAGCAATGGAATTTTGGCACTTTCTAAATGTTATTTTCTAGGTCTGACCGCTTCTCCCTGGAGGTCGAAGGCTACAGAAGGGTTTTGTCACTTGTTTCAAGCTGTTGTGCAAACAGCATTCCCCCAACAGTTGATAGATGCAAATAGATTGGCGCGATCGCGGCAATTCGGCTTTGATGGGTTAATTGATTTCAAACAGCTAGACAAGGGCAAGGATGGTGACTACACTCAGAAATCAATGCGGAAAGCCTGCGATGCTACATATAACAGTGAAATTGTGAGGAATTATTTGGAGCATTGCCCAGACCGAAAAGCGATCGCGTTTTGCAGTGGAATTGAGCAAACTATAAATCTGACCCAACAATTTTTAGAGCATGGGGTCAGCGCTGAATTCATAGTAAAGGACACTCCAGACAAGGAAAGAGATGATATATTTGAGAGATTTAGGTTGGGCATCACTCATTGTTTGGTTTCAGTGGGAGTGCTATGTGAAGGCTTTGATGAACCCAGTGTTCGAGCAGTAATTTTGGCCAGACCAACGAAAAGTGTTGCTTTATTAGTACAGATGTGTGGCAGAGGATTAAGGATATTTGAGAATAAGGATGATTGCTACTTTTTAGATTTTGGTGAAAATTTTAAACGTCTGGGATTTCATACAAAACAACGAGAAACTCCTTTATGCCCTAGTGGCAAAGATGATTCAAGAAGCGAAGAACCTGAATACAAAACTTGTCCGAATTGCCAATCAGTCATCTTTAAATACTTACGAATTTGTCCATCCTGCGGACACGTATTCTATGAAACTGATTGGGAAGTGTTGCCGATGCAGCCATTTGGAGAACTTTTAGATCCAGAGCAGAAAAAGCAAGTAAAATATTTTCGCAGATACATTTACAATTGTTATTGGCTGAAAAATCGTCCCGAATTTTCTATTCTCCAAGCAGAAAGAATTTTCTACGAAAAATATAAATATTATCCATCGGATGAGTGGTCTGTAGGTGCTATTTTTCAAGACGACAACAAACTTAAACTTTATTATCAGCAACTTTATGTCCGTTTTTTACGGCAAAATTGTCAAAATCCTGACAATATCCAAGAAGCTGCTTGGATTGAGAAAATGATGCGGAAAGAATTTGGGAAAAGCGATCAAGGCGAATATATCCCTTGGTGGAAGATTATGGGATTTCACCGCTTGGTTGATGATGTAGAAGAAATTAAAATGAAATATATGCTTCAATGCGAGTTATATTGCAACACGACTCATGGACAAGAGAAATTAAGATTACTATCTCTTGCTATGTGCGAAGCGATGCAACTAGGAATTAGCCCTGGAGTAGTTGTAAACTGGCGTAAATGTCCGGGGCATTTGGAGTGGATGCAACCCTTCCGAATTGTAGAAATTGACCCCTTGGAGAAATTAGCTCAAATTGATGGGATTCGCCATCGAATCCCACTCGAACAACTAGTAATGACTTGA